Proteins co-encoded in one Puntigrus tetrazona isolate hp1 chromosome 20, ASM1883169v1, whole genome shotgun sequence genomic window:
- the prdx6 gene encoding peroxiredoxin-6 yields MPGILLGDVFPNFEAETTIGKIKFHDFLGNSWGILFSHPRDFTPVCTTELARAAKLHDEFKKRDVKMIALSIDSVEDHRKWSEDILSFNQDKACCPMPFPIIADDKRELSVLLGMLDPDERDKDGMPLTARCVFVVGPDKRLKLSILYPATTGRNFDEILRVIDSLQLTATKKVATPVDWKPGQEVMVIPSLSDEEANKLFPAGFTLKEVPSGKKYIRYTKP; encoded by the exons ATGCCTGGAATTCTCTTGGGAGACGTTTTCCCCAACTTTGAAGCAGAGACCACTATCGGCAAGATCAAATTTCACGACTTCTTGGGAAATTC TTGGGGTATCTTGTTCTCACACCCACGTGACTTCACTCCAGTATGTACGACTGAGCTTGCCCGCGCTGCGAAGCTTCACGATGAGTTCAAGAAGCGTGACGTGAAGATGATCGCCCTGTCCATCGACAGCGTGGAGGACCACCGCAAGTGGAGCGAG GACATCTTGTCGTTTAACCAAGACAAAGCCTGCTGTCCCATGCCTTTCCCCATCATCGCGGATGACAAGAGGGAGTTATCAGTCTTACTGGGGATGCTGGACCCCGATGAGAGGGATAAAGATGGGATGCCCCTCACTGCCCGCTGC GTGTTTGTTGTTGGCCCAGATAAGCGGCTGAAGCTGTCCATTCTCTATCCAGCCACCACGGGGCGCAATTTCGATGAGATCCTCCGCGTCATAGACTCTCTGCAGCTGACCGCGACCAAGAAAGTGGCCACCCCTGTGGACTGGAAG cCTGGTCAAGAAGTCATGGTCATCCCTTCTTTGTCAGATGAAGAGGCCAACAAACTTTTCCCAGCAGGGTTTACTCTCAAAGAGGTGCCTTCTGGGAAAAAATACATACGCTACACTAAACCGTAA
- the plpp6 gene encoding LOW QUALITY PROTEIN: phospholipid phosphatase 6 (The sequence of the model RefSeq protein was modified relative to this genomic sequence to represent the inferred CDS: inserted 2 bases in 1 codon) encodes MPSPKARSSAARSGSVPCAGGNGRYEFISLSRTXPPHLLQRQGSDPTAARLRASESPSRRRGSGSSTSSTGGQQLPEEDCMKLNPSIVGIALSSLLAIDLWLSKSLGVCACEDASWGSVRPLMKLVEISGHGIPWLAGAAYCLYKSDSAAGQEVMLNLLMALVLDLVLVGVMKAVVRRRRPAHNRMDMFATFSVDGYSFPSGHATRAAMCARFLLAHLVLAAPLRVLVLLWATFVGFSRVFLGRHHVTDVAFGFLMGYWQYNLVEMLWLSPVMLQSTIGQLQ; translated from the exons ATGCCGTCTCCCAAAGCGCGGAGCAGCGCGGCGCGCAGCGGCAGTGTCCCGTGCGCCGGTGGAAACGGGCGCTACGAGTTCATCTCTCTAAGCCGGAC CCCGCCGCATCTGCTGCAGAGACAGGGCTCCGACCCCACCGCGGCCCGCCTCCGAGCCTCCGAGAGCCCCAGCCGGCGACGCGGCTCGGGCTCGTCCACCTCCTCCACCGGCGGCCAGCAGCTACCGGAGGAGGACTGCATGAAGCTGAACCCGTCCATCGTCGGGATCGCGCTCAGCTCTCTGCTGGCCATCGACCTGTGGCTGTCGAAGAGCCTCGGCGTGTGCGCCTGCGAGGACGCGTCCTGGGGCAGCGTGCGGCCGCTCATGAAGCTCGTGGAGATCTCCGGACACGGGATCCCGTGGCTGGCCGGTGCCGCCTACTGCCTGTACAAGAGCGACAGCGCCGCCGGACAGGAGGTCATGCTGAACCTGCTCATGG cCCTGGTTCTGGACCTGGTCCTGGTCGGTGTGATGAAAGCTGTAGTACGGCGGCGACGTCCTGCCCATAACCGTATGGACATGTTTGCCACGTTCTCAGTGGACGGTTATTCCTTCCCATCAGGCCACGCCACACGTGCCGCAATGTGCGCCCGCTTTCTGTTGGCCCATCTGGTGCTGGCAGCCCCGCTCCGCGTTCTAGTCCTGCTCTGGGCCACTTTTGTTGGTTTTTCTAGAGTTTTCCTTGGACGCCATCACGTGACTGATGTCGCGTTTGGTTTCCTCATGGGCTACTGGCAATATAATTTGGTCGAGATGCTCTGGTTGTCCCCAGTCATGTTGCAAAGCACGATCGGACAGCTTCAGTGA
- the LOC122325253 gene encoding flavin-containing monooxygenase 5-like isoform X1: MQTHIMAKRVAVIGAGSSGLTSIKCCLDEGLEPVCFESSDDIGGLWKFKEKPEADRCSIYRSVVVNTSKEMMCYSDFPVPDHFPNFMHNSLIVKYYKLYAEHFNLLKHIRFQTTVCSVRQRPDFSDSGQWEVVTVDRDGREETRVFDGVLVCSGHYTQPIKPLSDFPGIDTFPGIITHSWEYKDPDPYFGKRVVVVGIGNSGGDIAVELSRVCDKTFLSTRKGAWVIGRMVGRGLPLDMTMVRRVRDMIYSLLPRALLNWFGERSLNQRHDHKLYGLQATHRIFDQRTIINDDLPGRILVGELVMKSNVQKFQGSTVVFDDGTVEEKIDAVILSTGYDYKFPFLPDSLNSGSDGDLKLYRRVFPPSLERPTLAIMGLLQTKGPIMPAVELQARWATRVIAGLNHLPPADKMDKIIEKDIQAYLKSYCPKVAALQVDYIPYLDTIAKEIGVRPNIAWLLLKDPAVGLRVFFGPCTPYQYRLSGPGHWRGARQAILTQWDRVAKPMKTRSIPEPSSFSLFFWLGLSGGAGVIFALMAMQKKVPLFFNIY, from the exons ATGCAGACTCACATCATGGCTAAGCGTGTGGCTGTGATTGGAGCAGGCAGCTCTGGTCTGACCTCCATCAAATGCTGTTTAGATGAAGGGCTGGAGCCTGTGTGCTTCGAGAGCAGTGATGATATTGGAGGACTCTGGAAATTTAAG GAAAAACCTGAGGCAGACCGTTGCAGTATTTATCGCTCTGTCGTAGTGAACACCTCTAAAGAGATGATGTGCTACAGTGATTTCCCTGTACCGGATCATTTCCCCAACTTCATGCACAACTCTTTGATTGTGAAGTACTATAAACTCTACGCTGAGCACTTCAACCTGCTCAAACACATTCGCTTTCAG ACCACAGTTTGCAGTGTGAGACAAAGGCCTGATTTCTCTGACTCTGGTCAGTGGGAGGTGGTGACCGTGGACAGAGATGGACGAGAGGAGACACGTGTGTTTGACGGTGTGCTGGTGTGTTCAGGACACTACACACAACCCATCAAACCCCTCTCAGACTTCCCAG GTATTGACACATTCCCAGGGATAATAACTCACAGCTGGGAATATAAGGACCCTGATCCTTACTTTGGGAAGAGAGTAGTTGTCGTTGGGATTGGGAATTCTGGTGGAGACATAGCCGTGGAGCTCAGCAGAGTGTGTGATAAG ACATTCCTAAGTACCAGGAAAGGTGCTTGGGTCATAGGTCGCATGGTCGGTAGAGGGCTTCCTCTAGATATGACGATGGTCAGGCGAGTTCGAGATATGATTTACAGTCTGCTGCCTCGAGCTCTGCTCAACTGGTTTGGGGAGAGAAGCCTCAATCAAAGACACGACCACAAGCTGTATGGACTACAGGCTACACACAG GATCTTCGATCAGCGTACCATTATAAATGATGACCTCCCAGGTCGCATTCTGGTTGGAGAACTGGTGATGAAATCAAATGTGCAGAAGTTTCAAGGCTCAACGGTTGTCTTTGATGATGGGACTGTAGAAGAGAAGATTGATGCAGTGATCTTATCCACAGGATATGATTATAAATTCCCCTTCCTCCCCGATTCCTTAAACTCTGGTTCTGATGGAGATCTGAAACTTTACAGAAGAGTCTTTCCTCCATCTCTAGAGCGTCCCACACTGGCCATCATGGGCCTGCTGCAAACCAAAGGGCCGATCATGCCAGCTGTAGAGCTACAGGCACGCTGGGCCACCAGGGTCATTGCAG GACTAAATCATCTTCCTCCAGCTGataaaatggataaaataatTGAGAAAGACATACAAGCATATTTAAAGAG TTACTGTCCCAAAGTGGCTGCCCTTCAAGTGGACTACATCCCTTACCTAGACACAATAGCAAAGGAAATAGGTGTCCGTCCCAACATTGCTTGGCTTCTCCTGAAGGACCCTGCTGTTGGTTTGAGGGTTTTCTTCGGGCCCTGTACTCCCTACCAGTATCGACTGAGTGGACCGGGGCACTGGAGAGGTGCCCGTCAGGCCATCCTTACCCAATGGGATCGTGTGGCCAAACCCATGAAGACGCGCTCCATTCCAGAGCCTTCATCCTTCAGCTTATTCTTTTGGCTGGGCCTGTCAGGAGGAGCTGGAGTGATTTTTGCTTTAATGGCAATGCAGAAGAAGGTCCCACTGTTTTTTAATATCTATTAG
- the LOC122325253 gene encoding flavin-containing monooxygenase 5-like isoform X2 → MAKRVAVIGAGSSGLTSIKCCLDEGLEPVCFESSDDIGGLWKFKEKPEADRCSIYRSVVVNTSKEMMCYSDFPVPDHFPNFMHNSLIVKYYKLYAEHFNLLKHIRFQTTVCSVRQRPDFSDSGQWEVVTVDRDGREETRVFDGVLVCSGHYTQPIKPLSDFPGIDTFPGIITHSWEYKDPDPYFGKRVVVVGIGNSGGDIAVELSRVCDKTFLSTRKGAWVIGRMVGRGLPLDMTMVRRVRDMIYSLLPRALLNWFGERSLNQRHDHKLYGLQATHRIFDQRTIINDDLPGRILVGELVMKSNVQKFQGSTVVFDDGTVEEKIDAVILSTGYDYKFPFLPDSLNSGSDGDLKLYRRVFPPSLERPTLAIMGLLQTKGPIMPAVELQARWATRVIAGLNHLPPADKMDKIIEKDIQAYLKSYCPKVAALQVDYIPYLDTIAKEIGVRPNIAWLLLKDPAVGLRVFFGPCTPYQYRLSGPGHWRGARQAILTQWDRVAKPMKTRSIPEPSSFSLFFWLGLSGGAGVIFALMAMQKKVPLFFNIY, encoded by the exons ATGGCTAAGCGTGTGGCTGTGATTGGAGCAGGCAGCTCTGGTCTGACCTCCATCAAATGCTGTTTAGATGAAGGGCTGGAGCCTGTGTGCTTCGAGAGCAGTGATGATATTGGAGGACTCTGGAAATTTAAG GAAAAACCTGAGGCAGACCGTTGCAGTATTTATCGCTCTGTCGTAGTGAACACCTCTAAAGAGATGATGTGCTACAGTGATTTCCCTGTACCGGATCATTTCCCCAACTTCATGCACAACTCTTTGATTGTGAAGTACTATAAACTCTACGCTGAGCACTTCAACCTGCTCAAACACATTCGCTTTCAG ACCACAGTTTGCAGTGTGAGACAAAGGCCTGATTTCTCTGACTCTGGTCAGTGGGAGGTGGTGACCGTGGACAGAGATGGACGAGAGGAGACACGTGTGTTTGACGGTGTGCTGGTGTGTTCAGGACACTACACACAACCCATCAAACCCCTCTCAGACTTCCCAG GTATTGACACATTCCCAGGGATAATAACTCACAGCTGGGAATATAAGGACCCTGATCCTTACTTTGGGAAGAGAGTAGTTGTCGTTGGGATTGGGAATTCTGGTGGAGACATAGCCGTGGAGCTCAGCAGAGTGTGTGATAAG ACATTCCTAAGTACCAGGAAAGGTGCTTGGGTCATAGGTCGCATGGTCGGTAGAGGGCTTCCTCTAGATATGACGATGGTCAGGCGAGTTCGAGATATGATTTACAGTCTGCTGCCTCGAGCTCTGCTCAACTGGTTTGGGGAGAGAAGCCTCAATCAAAGACACGACCACAAGCTGTATGGACTACAGGCTACACACAG GATCTTCGATCAGCGTACCATTATAAATGATGACCTCCCAGGTCGCATTCTGGTTGGAGAACTGGTGATGAAATCAAATGTGCAGAAGTTTCAAGGCTCAACGGTTGTCTTTGATGATGGGACTGTAGAAGAGAAGATTGATGCAGTGATCTTATCCACAGGATATGATTATAAATTCCCCTTCCTCCCCGATTCCTTAAACTCTGGTTCTGATGGAGATCTGAAACTTTACAGAAGAGTCTTTCCTCCATCTCTAGAGCGTCCCACACTGGCCATCATGGGCCTGCTGCAAACCAAAGGGCCGATCATGCCAGCTGTAGAGCTACAGGCACGCTGGGCCACCAGGGTCATTGCAG GACTAAATCATCTTCCTCCAGCTGataaaatggataaaataatTGAGAAAGACATACAAGCATATTTAAAGAG TTACTGTCCCAAAGTGGCTGCCCTTCAAGTGGACTACATCCCTTACCTAGACACAATAGCAAAGGAAATAGGTGTCCGTCCCAACATTGCTTGGCTTCTCCTGAAGGACCCTGCTGTTGGTTTGAGGGTTTTCTTCGGGCCCTGTACTCCCTACCAGTATCGACTGAGTGGACCGGGGCACTGGAGAGGTGCCCGTCAGGCCATCCTTACCCAATGGGATCGTGTGGCCAAACCCATGAAGACGCGCTCCATTCCAGAGCCTTCATCCTTCAGCTTATTCTTTTGGCTGGGCCTGTCAGGAGGAGCTGGAGTGATTTTTGCTTTAATGGCAATGCAGAAGAAGGTCCCACTGTTTTTTAATATCTATTAG